A single window of Microplitis demolitor isolate Queensland-Clemson2020A chromosome 7, iyMicDemo2.1a, whole genome shotgun sequence DNA harbors:
- the LOC128668236 gene encoding uncharacterized protein LOC128668236: MVRNYKSKNTHMSWNELAMAKAIEAVNQGEMGYLAASKAFGVPKTTLRRRSNFYKLNNDIEFVSSKGLPRKFTPVFSPVQESELVSYLKDLESRLFGLSSFEVRILAYQLAEKNQIKHPFVNGVAGEDWLQGFLKRNPTLSLRKPESTSAARAAGFNRIVIQNFFNLLKQIMEKYNLLPHRIFNVDETGCSSVPKTHGKIIVEKGKKQVGILTSAERGKNVTMELCVSASGQFLPPLFIFPRKRMKPNLLNNTIPGSWGLCHSSGWMQHDLFLQWFQWFVDQVKPTSEDPVLLILDGHTTHTNNLDVIDYARDHHVVILCLPPHCTHRLQPLDVSVMKPISSYYEQEVKKWLSEHPGRVVTPEVLPMLFSNALNKAAKPETIINGFRKTGIYPMNPDIFDSKDFAPADTTNSNKPPEEQSLENLTQSLSDLCKTDFIEGPEPEQQPEQQQLEQQELRQQEPEKPELQQQLEEPVIIPIASTSTGKPSLRPPSRYFRPQIIDESSDEEMEKSLTENITKTAASSKATMRQNTSKFYVTPYDIKPLPSRDSPPKKRRRGVTRILTSKQYRDELEEKKNNQKIKNIIAEKVTNKNKAPKIKKKKSSQKEDSDCHCLYCNGLYSESKESWIQCNNCKMWSHDSCASIEEDFSDEYTCDYCENN, from the exons atggtgcgcaattataaatcaaaaaatactcATATGTCATGGAATGAATTGGCTATGGCAAAAGCTATCGAAGCAGTTAACCAAGGAGAGATGGGATATCTTGCTGCTTCAAAAGCGTTTGGAGTACCAAAAACCACTCTGAGACGCCGatccaatttttataaattaaacaatgatATAGAGTTTGTATCATCGAAAG ggCTACCCAGAAAGTTTACTCCAGTTTTTAGTCCTGTGCAAGAATCCGAACTTGTCagttatttaaaagatttagaAAGTCGATTATTTGGATTATCAAGCTTCGAGGTGAGAATCCTCGCTTATCAGCTcgctgaaaaaaatcaaattaaacaTCCATTTGTAAATGGAGTAGCTGGAGAAGATTGGCTGCAAGGATTTTTGAAACGTAACCCCACCTTATCGTTACGCAAACCTGAAAGCACATCAGCAGCACGGGCAGctggtttcaatcggattgtcattcaaaatttttttaacttactaAAACAGATTATGGAAAAATACAATCTACTTCCTCATCGTATTTTTAACGTAGATGAAACTGGCTGTAGTAGTGTCCCAAAAACTCACGGGAAAATCATTGTTGAGAAAGGAAAAAAACAAGTTGGAATTTTAACGTCAGCTGAGCGAGGTAAAAATGTGACAATGGAGCTTTGTGTTTCAGCTTCAGGACAATTTTTACCACCATTGTTCATTTTTCCTCGTAAGCGTATGAAACCCAACTTGTTGAATAATACAATCCCAGGAAGTTGGGGGCTTTGTCATTCCAGTGGCTGGATGCAACATGATCTCTTCTTGCAGTGGTTCCAATGGTTTGTTGACCAGGTTAAGCCAACTTCTGAAGATCCAGTGCTGCTGATTTTGGATGGGCATACGACACACACTAACAATTTAGATGTGATTGACTACGCTCGTGATCATCACGTTGTAATTCTTTGCTTGCCACCTCATTGCACTCACCGTTTACAACCATTGGATGTCAGTGTAATGAAACCAATATCTTCTTATTATGAgcaagaagtaaaaaaatggttATCAGAGCACCCAGGAAGAGTCGTCACGCCTGAAGTTCTGCCAATGCTGTTCAGTAATGCATTAAATAAAGCAGCAAAGCCTGAAACTATAATAAATGGTTTCCGAAAAACTGGAATTTACCCAATGAATCCAGATATTTTTGACTCAAAAGATTTTGCTCCTGCCGACACTACCAATAGCAACAAACCACCTGAAGAACAATCACTAGAAAATCTGACCCAAAGTCTGAGTGATTTGTGCAAGACAGATTTTATTGAAGGACCTGAACCCGAGCAACAACCTGAACAGCAGCAACTTGAGCAACAAGAGCTTAGACAGCAAGAGCCAGAAAAACCTGAACTGCAACAACAACTTGAAGAGCCAGTAATTATTCCAATTGCCTCCACCTCCACTGGTAAACCATCGTTGAGGCCCCCATCTAGGTACTTTAGACCACAAATTATTGACGAAAGCTCCGATGAAGAGATGGAAAAATCTCTTACTGAAAATATCACTAAAACTGCTGCATCATCCAAAGCAACGATGAGACAAAACACATCGAAGTTTTATGTAACACCTTACGACATCAAGCCATTGCCATCAAGAGACTCCCCGCCAAAAAAACGACGTCGAGGTGTGACGAGGATTTTAACCAGTAAACAATACCGTGATGAgttggaagaaaaaaaaaataatcaaaaaataaaaaatataatagcagAAAAAGTCACTAATAAAAACAAAgctccaaaaattaaaaaaaaaaaaagttctcaaaAAGAAGACAGTGATTGCCATTGCCTGTATTGTAATGGACTCTATTCTGAATCAAAGGAATCATGGATTCAGTGCAATAACTGCAAAATGTGGTCTCACGATTCCTGTGCAAGTATTGAGGAAGATTTTTCAGATGAATATACCTGTGATtactgtgaaaataattaa